Part of the Rhodocyclaceae bacterium genome is shown below.
TGCGCACGACCTTCGACAACACCGGATCGAGCGGTACGGGCGAGTATCGGCTGGGAACGAGCTACGTACGGCGCAGCCTGACCGGGCGGCGTGACGATCTCTTCGTATCCGTCGCCGGTGCCGAGGGTCATCTGGGCAAGTACATCACCTATGGTGTGCCGGTAGGATACCAAGGCACGCGAGTGACCGTGGGCTACTTCGAGGACAGCACCAGGGTCGTCAATGGTTCGCTGGCTTCGCTGCGCGTGACCGGCGAGGCGAGTGCATTCACCGGGTCGCTGCGCCACCCGTTGATATCGCGGCGTGACGTGCAAGTCGACGTCTTGCTGTCGGCAAAGAAGCGGCGTACGGTGAACTGGATCGACGGCACCGTGCTGAGCGGGTCGGACCTGGTCGGCTACTCGGGCGGGTTGGACGTGCAGGTGCCCCTGCAGGACGGGTACTGGACGGCCAACGTGGACTGGGTGGCCGGCGAGAACGTGCCGATTGCCGGGAATCCGCGCAGCTATCACCTGAGCAAGGGTACGATTCAACGCAGCGTGCGACTGAGCAACGATTTCAGTCTGTCGGCGGGGCTGTCGTGGCAGTACACGACCGATACGCTGCTTCCGTCGAGCGAGCAGATGTTGATTGGCGGAGAGGGTACGGTACGCGGCTATGCGACCGGTTTGCTTGCCGGAGATCGCGGCGTGCTGGTGAACATGCAGATGTTCTGGCCGGTGAGCCTGCCGGTGTCCTCGCCGGTTCGCACGACGGCCTTTGCGTTCGTCGACTACGGCGAGGTACAGCCGTTCCGACCGACCAACAGTCAGCGCAGTTCGGACGTGCTGTCGAGCGTGGGGACGGGACTGAACTTCTCTTGGGGCAGGAGCTTCTCGGGCCGGGTGAGCCTCGGCCTGCCGCTCAACTCGAGGCCCGAGGAACCGCGCGACTATCGCTTCCACTTCTCCCTGGCTTGGACCATGCTCTGACCGTCTGTCCTCGATCCGCGCTCGCGCGAAGCGCCGGGCGAGGGGTCACGGGCTGCAGTTCCCGACGTTATGGCGGCACGGCAAGCTTTTGCGCTGTCGGATGCCGGCAGACGGGACCGGGGTCGGTGAAGCGTCGTCCATCGGGCCAAGGCTCGACTTGCCCCCTGAAGAAGCGATGGTCCGCAGGTTTCGGGCGGCGCGTTCGTGCCGGTCTGTTTCCCGTGTTGGAGGCCCTCGCCGGCCGCGCGGGTCGCCCGGCAGCGAAGCGGCCCGCCGGGGCCCGGCAAGAGCCGGGACGCGCAGGACACTTCCGATGATGATCGATCTCTGGGGGAGTTGGGGGCCACCGCGCTGTAACCCGTCAGCGTGCCACGCCGGCTTACTTTCGGCGTGATGGCCCAGCCCGAGGCGCTGCGCGGGTTCATCGAGCGCGCTACCCCGCGGCAGCGGCTTCATCGCCCGCTTCCTGATCGCGTGGCCGCGACAGCACGCAGGGGCAACGACCCTATCGGCCAGCGCCCGAGGTGCTGCCGGCCGTCGATGCGTTCAACGCACGTGTGCGCGCCTTGCTCGACACGCCGCTCGCCATGGATGCGCAGGGTGGGCTCGCGCCGACGATGCTGGATCTCTCGCACGCGGCTCACGCATCCTGGGTGCGGGCGCATGACCGCATCGAGCGCCAGCTCGGCGGCGGCGGTGACTACGCAGCCATCCGCGATGTCGCCGCCAAGGCAGCCGAGAACATCGCGCGTCTGGCCGCACTGCTCCACGTGCTCGATCACGG
Proteins encoded:
- a CDS encoding ShlB/FhaC/HecB family hemolysin secretion/activation protein, with the protein product MGLPPALDPGVLQQREIERERRQREEELRQERNERPVAPQPQEAPRKAPVGEDLAFFVREIRFDPPSAILKPEELEQLAAGYRGRSLRLADLRELVARINALYRERNIATAQATLPAQDVTDGVVVIRLVEARLGQLQLRGNATTNDDYISNRIGLKAADVVDLGRLERDLVLFNRTNDAQLRAELQPGTDFGRTDIVITVVEPRQNQLRTTFDNTGSSGTGEYRLGTSYVRRSLTGRRDDLFVSVAGAEGHLGKYITYGVPVGYQGTRVTVGYFEDSTRVVNGSLASLRVTGEASAFTGSLRHPLISRRDVQVDVLLSAKKRRTVNWIDGTVLSGSDLVGYSGGLDVQVPLQDGYWTANVDWVAGENVPIAGNPRSYHLSKGTIQRSVRLSNDFSLSAGLSWQYTTDTLLPSSEQMLIGGEGTVRGYATGLLAGDRGVLVNMQMFWPVSLPVSSPVRTTAFAFVDYGEVQPFRPTNSQRSSDVLSSVGTGLNFSWGRSFSGRVSLGLPLNSRPEEPRDYRFHFSLAWTML